A DNA window from Caulobacter mirabilis contains the following coding sequences:
- a CDS encoding HAD hydrolase-like protein, with product MPAYKLAIFDFDGTLGDTLGWFLDVSDALAAKFGFKPIDRSNMDSLRHMSARELMKLQKVSPLKLPAIAKHVQKLMTLDAHKIEMFPGAADMLRSLHASGVRLVIVSSNSEENIRLVLGPELCALVSQFNCGASVFGKAGKFKKVLKAQGVKAAEAVSIGDELRDIDAAREVGLSTGAVCWGYTAPEALIAQKPDHMFHAMDDIVAQIG from the coding sequence TTGCCCGCCTACAAGCTCGCCATCTTCGATTTCGACGGAACCCTCGGCGACACCCTGGGCTGGTTCCTCGACGTCTCCGACGCGCTGGCGGCCAAATTCGGCTTCAAGCCGATCGACCGCAGCAACATGGACAGCCTGCGCCACATGAGCGCCCGCGAGCTGATGAAGCTGCAGAAGGTCTCGCCCCTGAAGCTTCCGGCGATCGCCAAGCACGTCCAGAAGCTGATGACCCTGGACGCCCACAAGATCGAGATGTTCCCCGGCGCGGCCGACATGCTGCGCAGCCTGCACGCCAGCGGCGTGCGGCTGGTGATCGTCAGCTCCAACTCCGAGGAGAACATCCGCCTGGTGCTGGGGCCGGAGCTCTGCGCCCTGGTCAGCCAGTTCAACTGCGGCGCCTCGGTGTTCGGCAAGGCGGGCAAGTTCAAGAAGGTTCTGAAGGCTCAGGGTGTGAAGGCGGCCGAGGCGGTCAGCATCGGCGACGAGCTCCGCGACATCGACGCCGCGCGCGAAGTGGGGCTCTCCACCGGCGCGGTCTGCTGGGGCTACACCGCGCCCGAAGCTCTGATCGCCCAAAAGCCGGACCATATGTTCCACGCCATGGACGACATCGTCGCCCAGATCGGCTGA